Proteins encoded together in one Streptomyces sp. NA04227 window:
- a CDS encoding methyltransferase domain-containing protein produces MSAGILTPDWAPFYAAVPRSLFLPETIWPFDMDKGSSVTVSRATDPETWQDYALADVPIVTQWDDGEHTGHDPGTVPTSSASMPSVVFSMLSALDVQAGHRVLEIGTGTGWSAALLAHRLGPGNITTLEVDPALSERARGALRRAGYAVGAVCADGALGYPRRAPYPRIIATCAVRAIPPAWIEQCAPGGVIVTPWGTHWGNGDAVVKLVTAANGRSATGHFVGPVEFMKLRDQRQPPVQHKDYVTPDAEREERTSSLTADEFLGDRFDPLQFALGLRVPQCVRVVATPEDGRQPVWLYSLADRSWACALFKGQQPTQVWESGPRRLWAEVESSCAWWNSHGKPAHDRFGLTVTPHEQTAWLDSPDNHWPV; encoded by the coding sequence ATGAGCGCAGGCATACTCACCCCCGACTGGGCGCCGTTTTACGCCGCCGTCCCCCGGAGCTTGTTCCTGCCCGAGACGATCTGGCCGTTCGACATGGACAAGGGCAGCAGCGTCACCGTCTCGCGCGCCACAGACCCCGAGACCTGGCAGGACTACGCACTCGCCGATGTCCCGATCGTCACCCAGTGGGACGACGGCGAGCACACCGGCCACGACCCCGGCACCGTCCCAACGTCCTCGGCCTCCATGCCCAGCGTCGTCTTCAGCATGCTGTCCGCCCTCGACGTACAGGCCGGGCACCGCGTCCTGGAGATCGGTACCGGCACCGGTTGGAGCGCTGCTCTGCTCGCCCACCGCCTCGGCCCCGGCAACATCACCACCCTGGAAGTCGACCCGGCCCTGAGCGAGAGGGCACGGGGCGCACTCCGCCGCGCCGGATACGCAGTGGGAGCGGTGTGCGCGGACGGCGCCCTCGGATACCCCCGGCGCGCCCCCTACCCGCGGATCATCGCGACGTGCGCAGTGCGCGCGATCCCACCTGCCTGGATCGAGCAGTGCGCACCCGGGGGCGTCATCGTCACCCCCTGGGGCACGCACTGGGGCAACGGTGACGCAGTGGTCAAGCTCGTGACCGCAGCCAACGGCCGTAGCGCTACAGGGCATTTCGTCGGCCCGGTCGAGTTCATGAAGCTGCGCGACCAGCGGCAGCCACCCGTCCAGCACAAGGACTACGTCACCCCCGACGCCGAGCGCGAGGAGAGAACCAGCAGCCTGACCGCGGACGAGTTCCTCGGCGACCGCTTCGACCCTCTTCAGTTCGCCCTCGGCCTACGTGTCCCGCAGTGCGTTCGCGTCGTGGCCACGCCTGAGGACGGACGGCAGCCGGTGTGGCTGTACAGCCTCGCGGACCGCTCCTGGGCCTGCGCCCTCTTCAAGGGACAGCAGCCCACCCAGGTCTGGGAGTCCGGACCGCGCCGCCTGTGGGCCGAGGTCGAGAGCTCATGCGCATGGTGGAACAGCCACGGCAAGCCCGCCCACGATCGGTTCGGGCTCACCGTCACACCACACGAGCAAACCGCCTGGCTCGACAGCCCGGACAACCACTGGCCTGTGTGA
- a CDS encoding lamin tail domain-containing protein, giving the protein MPSQAHAASAIQVHKVHYDSPGSDRGGNSSINGEYVELKNTSRSAIELRGYRIKDQSGHWYTFPSYRIGAGKTVKVHTGKGSTSAGHVYQGRGWYVWNNDKDTATLYKGSSWADSCAYNSTKVDYKMC; this is encoded by the coding sequence GTGCCGTCCCAGGCGCACGCCGCCAGTGCGATCCAGGTCCACAAGGTCCACTACGACAGCCCGGGCAGCGACCGGGGCGGCAACAGTTCGATCAACGGTGAGTACGTCGAGCTGAAGAACACCAGCCGTTCCGCGATCGAGCTGCGGGGCTACCGGATCAAGGACCAGTCCGGGCACTGGTACACGTTCCCGTCGTACCGGATCGGCGCGGGCAAGACCGTGAAGGTGCACACCGGCAAGGGCAGTACGAGCGCCGGGCATGTGTACCAGGGCCGCGGCTGGTACGTGTGGAACAACGACAAGGACACCGCCACCCTCTACAAGGGCAGCAGCTGGGCCGACTCGTGTGCGTACAACTCCACCAAGGTCGACTACAAGATGTGCTGA
- a CDS encoding cold-shock protein, whose protein sequence is MAKGTVKWFNAEKGFGFIEQEGGGPDVFAHYSNIATQGFRELREGQSVTFDVTQGQKGPQAENIVPA, encoded by the coding sequence ATGGCTAAGGGAACCGTGAAGTGGTTCAACGCGGAAAAGGGCTTCGGCTTCATCGAGCAGGAGGGTGGCGGCCCCGACGTCTTCGCCCACTACTCGAACATCGCCACCCAGGGCTTCCGTGAGCTCCGCGAGGGCCAGTCGGTGACCTTCGACGTCACGCAGGGTCAGAAGGGCCCGCAGGCGGAGAACATCGTCCCGGCCTAA
- a CDS encoding Gfo/Idh/MocA family protein has product MPEIPAVPRRLVLGGALATGALAAGMGSAQAAPAKAGTAATALEAAAAPRRARGQKSMINVPYEGVQTVRVGVIGLGNRGHDMTVGWSVIPGCTVTAVCDIRPERTKRTADKLVAEGKPRPLEFGGTADSYKELLKREDIDLVYIATPWEFHYEQGKGALLAGKHAAVELPIATGLDELWDLVDTSERTRKHLILAENCCYGRNELAMLKMAHDGAFGELTNGHGGYLHDLRELLFSDTYYTDSWRRLWHTRSRASFYPMHGLAPIAAAMDINRGDRFATLSATATEPKGLADYRERFVPKGHPSWKETYVEGDLTTCLIKTENGRLIRAEHDVSSPRPYSRINTLAGSRGIFEDYTGTDETGARIYFEPDHSGHEWRGFAAYQKEYDHWLWVKNGEDAENGGHGGMDYIMQWRIVQAMRAGLVPDFDVYDSAAWCSAVPLSVKSLEAGGRSVAVPDFTRGSWVGKRPGLDSKPLDMPPVR; this is encoded by the coding sequence ATGCCTGAAATCCCCGCTGTCCCACGCCGTTTGGTCCTGGGTGGTGCCCTCGCCACGGGTGCCCTCGCGGCCGGGATGGGCTCCGCCCAGGCTGCGCCCGCGAAGGCAGGCACCGCCGCGACCGCCCTTGAGGCCGCCGCCGCGCCCAGGCGTGCGCGCGGCCAGAAGTCCATGATCAACGTGCCGTACGAGGGCGTGCAGACCGTCCGTGTCGGCGTCATCGGCCTCGGCAACCGCGGTCACGACATGACCGTCGGCTGGTCCGTCATACCCGGCTGTACGGTCACCGCGGTCTGCGACATCCGGCCGGAGCGCACCAAGCGCACCGCGGACAAGCTGGTCGCGGAGGGCAAGCCGCGGCCCCTGGAGTTCGGCGGCACGGCGGACTCGTACAAGGAACTCCTCAAGCGCGAGGACATCGACCTCGTCTACATCGCCACGCCCTGGGAGTTCCACTACGAGCAGGGCAAGGGCGCCCTGCTCGCGGGCAAGCACGCCGCCGTCGAACTGCCCATCGCCACCGGCCTGGACGAGCTGTGGGACCTGGTCGACACCAGTGAGCGCACCCGTAAGCACCTGATCCTCGCGGAGAACTGCTGCTACGGACGCAACGAGCTGGCCATGCTGAAGATGGCCCACGACGGCGCCTTCGGCGAGCTGACCAACGGCCACGGCGGCTACCTGCACGACCTGCGCGAGCTGCTGTTCTCCGACACGTACTACACGGACTCCTGGCGCCGTCTGTGGCACACCCGCAGCCGCGCGTCCTTCTACCCGATGCACGGGCTCGCGCCGATCGCGGCGGCCATGGACATCAACCGCGGCGACCGCTTCGCCACGCTCAGCGCCACCGCGACCGAGCCCAAGGGCCTGGCCGACTACCGCGAGCGCTTCGTGCCGAAGGGCCACCCGTCCTGGAAGGAGACCTACGTCGAGGGCGACCTCACCACCTGCCTGATCAAGACCGAGAACGGCAGGCTGATCCGCGCCGAGCACGACGTCAGCTCCCCGCGCCCGTACAGCAGGATCAACACCCTCGCGGGCAGCCGCGGCATCTTCGAGGACTACACCGGCACCGACGAGACCGGCGCCCGTATCTACTTCGAGCCGGACCACAGCGGCCACGAGTGGCGCGGCTTCGCCGCGTACCAGAAGGAGTACGACCACTGGCTGTGGGTGAAGAACGGTGAGGACGCCGAGAACGGCGGCCACGGCGGCATGGACTACATCATGCAGTGGCGCATCGTGCAGGCGATGCGCGCGGGCCTGGTCCCCGACTTCGACGTCTACGACTCCGCCGCCTGGTGCTCGGCCGTCCCGCTGAGCGTCAAGTCCCTTGAGGCGGGCGGCCGTTCGGTCGCGGTGCCGGACTTCACCCGCGGCTCCTGGGTCGGCAAGCGCCCCGGCCTGGACTCCAAGCCGTTGGACATGCCCCCGGTGCGCTGA
- a CDS encoding SDR family oxidoreductase — protein MTSRTSQSGTNKASGGAETEAAGWAPDPAALKGHVALVAGATRGAGRGVAAALGEAGATVLCTGRSSRNGSLRSDYGGRDETVEETAELVTSLGGEGVAIPVDHLDADQVAALAARVRGEFGRLDVLVNDIWGGELLTGGPAQWDTPLWELNLDDGLRLLRLAIDTHLITSHHLLPLLIERPGGLVVEVTDGTMAHNADRYRISVFYDLAKISVNRLAFSQGHELAAHGATAVALTPGWLRSEMMLEHFGVREDNWRDSLRPGPDGRPPSAPADFALSETPRFVGRAVTALATDPERARWNQRSVDAGSLAKEYGFTDVDGSRPDCWRYIEEVGERGLTADYADFR, from the coding sequence ATGACTTCGAGGACCTCACAGAGCGGGACGAACAAGGCATCGGGCGGAGCGGAAACAGAGGCGGCCGGCTGGGCGCCGGACCCGGCGGCGCTCAAGGGGCACGTCGCCCTGGTCGCGGGCGCGACGCGCGGTGCCGGGCGGGGAGTCGCGGCCGCACTCGGCGAGGCGGGCGCGACGGTCCTGTGCACCGGCCGCAGCAGCAGGAACGGGTCGCTGCGCTCGGACTACGGCGGGCGCGACGAGACCGTCGAGGAGACGGCCGAACTGGTCACCTCGCTGGGCGGCGAGGGCGTCGCGATCCCCGTCGACCATCTCGACGCGGACCAGGTCGCGGCCCTCGCGGCGCGCGTACGCGGCGAGTTCGGGCGGCTCGACGTCCTGGTCAACGACATCTGGGGCGGCGAACTGCTCACCGGCGGCCCCGCCCAGTGGGACACCCCGCTGTGGGAGCTGAACCTCGACGACGGACTGCGCCTGCTGCGGCTCGCGATCGACACTCATCTGATCACCTCGCACCATCTGCTGCCGCTGCTGATCGAGCGGCCGGGCGGTCTGGTCGTCGAAGTGACCGACGGGACCATGGCGCACAACGCGGACCGGTACCGCATCTCCGTCTTCTACGACCTCGCCAAGATCTCGGTGAACCGGCTGGCCTTCTCGCAGGGCCACGAGCTCGCCGCGCACGGCGCCACCGCCGTCGCGCTCACCCCCGGCTGGCTGCGCTCGGAGATGATGCTGGAGCACTTCGGCGTACGCGAGGACAACTGGCGCGACTCCCTGCGCCCCGGCCCGGACGGCCGGCCCCCGTCCGCACCCGCCGACTTCGCGCTCTCCGAGACCCCGCGCTTCGTCGGCCGCGCGGTGACCGCACTGGCCACCGACCCGGAACGGGCCCGCTGGAACCAGCGCTCGGTGGACGCGGGCAGCCTCGCCAAGGAATACGGCTTCACGGACGTCGACGGTTCGCGGCCGGACTGCTGGCGGTACATCGAGGAGGTCGGGGAGCGAGGTCTTACGGCGGACTACGCGGACTTCCGGTAG
- a CDS encoding alpha/beta hydrolase, translated as MTTHARKAVLLTLTAAAVASALTAAGPAGATGSGTGARGGTAPALDWRPCDQPNGPAGQECADLSVPLDYSEPDGQRISLAVTRLRSDRPEARRGTLAVLPGGPGGSGVQRLTQKGKALREATKGQYDLVAFDPRGVGGSTTASCELAPEDRYFTTLRSWPGPDGDITANLDRSRRTAESCHRNGGAVLRSFSTANEVRDLDLLRRALGERKLSAWGSSYGAYVGAVYAQKFPRHTDRVVLDSSGDPDPRRVARGWLANMGQAADDRFPDLAAWAADPEREAEGLRLAERPEDVRPLILALAEKLDREPRTTTTPEVPLTGTVLRQALQSTLYSDAAFPQFAALVKAAQDPARTPELPSALARPMTDEEAAITMGVICNDVRWPRLSDEEFRRAVAKDRTRHPLTAGLPVNVTPCAFWKDRPTEEPTRITSEGPFNILMIQGRRDPATPHFGALEMRRALGDRARMVTVEHGGHGLYLGDGNACGNEAVTTFLTTGRRPSEDVSCPD; from the coding sequence ATGACGACTCACGCACGCAAGGCCGTGCTCCTCACCCTGACCGCCGCCGCCGTGGCGAGCGCGCTCACCGCCGCCGGACCGGCCGGTGCCACCGGATCCGGCACCGGCGCGCGCGGCGGCACCGCCCCCGCCCTCGACTGGCGCCCCTGTGACCAGCCGAACGGTCCCGCCGGTCAGGAGTGCGCGGACCTCTCGGTGCCGCTCGACTACAGCGAGCCCGACGGGCAGCGGATCAGCCTCGCCGTGACCCGGCTGCGCAGTGACCGGCCCGAGGCGCGGCGCGGCACCCTCGCGGTGCTGCCGGGCGGGCCCGGCGGCTCCGGGGTGCAGCGCCTGACCCAGAAGGGCAAGGCGCTGCGCGAGGCGACCAAGGGCCAGTACGACCTGGTCGCCTTCGATCCGCGCGGGGTCGGCGGGAGCACCACCGCGAGCTGCGAACTCGCCCCGGAGGACCGGTACTTCACCACCCTGCGCTCATGGCCGGGCCCGGACGGCGACATCACGGCGAACCTCGACCGGTCCCGGCGTACCGCCGAGTCCTGCCACCGCAACGGCGGCGCGGTGCTGCGCAGCTTCAGCACCGCGAACGAGGTCCGCGACCTCGACCTGCTCCGCCGGGCTCTCGGGGAGCGGAAGCTCTCGGCCTGGGGCAGCTCGTACGGGGCGTACGTCGGCGCGGTGTACGCGCAGAAGTTCCCGCGGCACACCGACCGTGTGGTGCTCGACAGCAGTGGCGACCCCGATCCGCGACGGGTGGCCCGGGGCTGGCTGGCGAACATGGGGCAGGCCGCCGACGACCGCTTCCCGGACCTCGCGGCGTGGGCGGCCGACCCGGAACGCGAGGCCGAGGGTCTGCGGCTCGCCGAACGGCCTGAGGACGTACGGCCGTTGATACTCGCGCTCGCGGAGAAGCTGGACCGCGAGCCGCGTACGACCACCACGCCGGAGGTCCCGCTCACGGGCACCGTCCTGCGCCAGGCCCTCCAGAGCACCCTCTACAGCGATGCGGCGTTCCCCCAGTTCGCCGCGCTGGTCAAGGCGGCGCAGGACCCGGCCCGTACGCCCGAATTGCCCTCGGCGCTCGCCCGTCCGATGACCGACGAGGAAGCCGCCATCACCATGGGCGTCATCTGCAACGACGTGCGCTGGCCGCGGCTCTCCGACGAGGAGTTCCGGCGTGCGGTCGCGAAGGACCGGACCCGGCACCCCCTCACGGCGGGCCTGCCGGTGAACGTCACCCCGTGCGCCTTCTGGAAGGACCGGCCGACCGAGGAGCCGACCCGTATCACCTCCGAGGGCCCCTTCAACATCCTCATGATCCAGGGCCGTCGCGACCCCGCCACCCCGCACTTCGGCGCCCTGGAGATGCGGCGCGCGCTGGGTGACCGGGCCCGTATGGTCACCGTCGAACACGGCGGCCACGGGCTCTACTTGGGCGACGGCAACGCCTGCGGGAACGAGGCGGTGACCACCTTCCTCACCACGGGGCGGCGCCCGTCGGAGGACGTGTCCTGCCCGGACTGA
- a CDS encoding nuclear transport factor 2 family protein has protein sequence MTTQTHQTYDTAHHVELTTLVSRYFRSLDETAADGGWAAERFFTRDASTRTPIGDVEGAAAIAEHTRTALGRFAATQHVSSDVLTEVDADSGRAEVSWNALMTHVHHESTLERRGPGATALFTVGGHVRAEAQLTEAGWRFTRMSIRAVWRTGEPPFLPEEVLAQLPDAPGELSK, from the coding sequence GTGACCACGCAGACGCATCAGACGTACGACACCGCACACCACGTCGAGCTGACCACCCTCGTCAGCCGCTACTTCCGCTCGCTGGACGAGACGGCGGCCGACGGGGGCTGGGCGGCCGAGCGGTTCTTCACGCGGGACGCCAGTACGCGGACTCCGATCGGCGATGTCGAGGGGGCGGCGGCGATCGCCGAGCACACCCGCACGGCGCTCGGCAGGTTCGCCGCCACGCAGCACGTGTCCAGCGATGTACTCACCGAGGTCGACGCCGACAGCGGGCGCGCCGAGGTCTCGTGGAACGCCCTGATGACCCATGTCCACCACGAATCCACCCTGGAACGGCGAGGGCCCGGGGCCACTGCCCTGTTCACGGTGGGCGGCCATGTGCGGGCCGAGGCCCAGCTCACCGAGGCGGGCTGGCGCTTCACACGGATGTCCATCCGCGCCGTGTGGCGCACCGGTGAGCCGCCCTTCCTTCCGGAGGAGGTGCTGGCTCAACTTCCCGACGCACCCGGGGAGTTGAGCAAGTGA
- a CDS encoding spermidine synthase, whose amino-acid sequence MVPDRERARGWTLLVDGAPQSHVDLDDPTRLEFPYQRRLGHVIDAVAPARAPLRVLHLGGGAFTLARYVAATRPRSTQQIAEKDAGLVQLVRSELPLDPNARIRVRGGDAREILGRLPDGWAELILVDVFGGARTPAHLTSGEFYAELRRVLAPGGSCAANLADGPPLAHLRRQIATARTVFPELVLLADPPVLRGKRFGNTVLVASGTPLPVAELTRRAAGDAHPCRVLTGGELLDFTGGAAPVTDADAVDSPAPPKDVFD is encoded by the coding sequence CTGGTCCCGGACCGGGAGCGGGCGCGCGGCTGGACCCTGCTGGTGGACGGCGCCCCGCAGTCGCACGTCGACCTCGACGACCCCACCCGGCTGGAGTTCCCGTACCAGCGCAGGCTGGGCCATGTCATCGACGCCGTCGCGCCCGCACGTGCTCCGCTGCGGGTCCTGCATCTGGGCGGCGGCGCGTTCACCCTGGCCCGCTATGTGGCGGCGACCCGGCCGCGGTCGACTCAGCAGATCGCCGAGAAGGACGCCGGACTCGTCCAACTCGTGCGCAGCGAGCTGCCGTTGGACCCGAACGCCAGGATCCGGGTGCGCGGCGGCGACGCCCGCGAGATCCTCGGGCGACTCCCGGACGGCTGGGCCGAACTGATCCTCGTCGACGTCTTCGGCGGCGCCCGCACCCCCGCACACCTGACCAGCGGCGAGTTCTACGCCGAGCTGCGCCGGGTGCTCGCACCGGGCGGCAGCTGCGCGGCCAACCTCGCGGACGGTCCGCCGCTCGCCCATCTGCGGCGCCAGATCGCCACGGCCCGGACCGTCTTTCCCGAACTCGTGCTGCTCGCCGATCCGCCGGTGCTGCGCGGAAAGCGGTTCGGCAACACGGTCCTCGTGGCCTCGGGTACGCCGCTGCCGGTGGCCGAGCTGACCCGGCGCGCGGCCGGGGACGCCCACCCCTGCCGCGTACTGACCGGCGGCGAACTGCTCGACTTCACCGGCGGCGCCGCCCCGGTGACCGACGCGGACGCCGTGGACTCACCCGCACCGCCGAAGGATGTCTTCGACTGA
- a CDS encoding phosphatase PAP2 family protein, translated as MPHSDAADAGQSGKSRLRWWTELPLLVLVYAFYTAGRLLARGDESTAVEHGLAILDLEKALRINAEHPLNRLFRNEIWIGVPADFWYASLHYVVTPALLVWVFRRRKEYYRWARTWLMSSTVIGLIGFTLMPTCPPRLLDKKYGFLDTMAQYSDYGWWGGEASAPRGMSGMTNQFAAMPSLHVGWALWCGVILWYLGRGRLSKAAAVVYALGTTIVVMGTANHYFLDAVAGAATMGLGLLVTRPVLRLAQKVRVRVQERFAPATVTAPVAAPSSAIVGAKCQTSAGERIPGQRQEAQQPTAGPADRGADSEEAAGESAPAAAR; from the coding sequence ATGCCGCACAGCGACGCGGCGGACGCCGGGCAGTCGGGGAAGTCCCGGTTGCGCTGGTGGACCGAACTGCCGCTGCTTGTGTTGGTGTACGCCTTCTATACGGCAGGCCGCCTGCTCGCCAGAGGCGACGAGTCCACCGCGGTCGAGCACGGCCTGGCCATCCTGGACCTGGAGAAGGCCCTCCGCATCAACGCGGAGCACCCGCTCAACCGCCTGTTCCGCAACGAGATCTGGATCGGTGTTCCGGCGGACTTCTGGTACGCCTCGCTGCACTACGTGGTGACCCCGGCGCTCCTGGTGTGGGTCTTCCGCCGCCGCAAGGAGTACTACCGCTGGGCCCGCACCTGGCTCATGTCCTCCACCGTGATCGGCTTGATCGGCTTCACGCTCATGCCGACCTGTCCGCCGCGCCTGCTCGACAAGAAGTACGGCTTCCTGGACACCATGGCGCAGTACTCGGACTACGGCTGGTGGGGCGGCGAGGCGAGCGCGCCGCGCGGTATGAGCGGGATGACCAACCAGTTCGCGGCGATGCCGAGTCTGCATGTCGGCTGGGCCCTGTGGTGCGGAGTGATCCTCTGGTACCTCGGCCGCGGACGGCTCTCGAAGGCCGCCGCGGTGGTCTACGCGCTGGGCACCACGATCGTCGTGATGGGCACCGCCAACCACTACTTCCTGGACGCCGTGGCCGGCGCCGCCACCATGGGCCTCGGTCTGCTGGTGACGCGTCCGGTGCTGCGGCTCGCGCAGAAGGTGCGCGTCCGCGTACAGGAGCGCTTCGCACCCGCGACGGTCACCGCGCCCGTGGCAGCGCCGAGTTCGGCGATTGTCGGTGCCAAGTGCCAGACTTCGGCGGGTGAGCGAATTCCCGGACAGCGCCAGGAGGCGCAGCAGCCCACTGCCGGTCCCGCGGACCGGGGAGCGGACAGCGAAGAGGCCGCAGGGGAGAGCGCTCCGGCCGCTGCTCGCTGA